CTCTGGTGCATCCACTTCCGCGGCGGCCTCGCCCTGCGCTCCCAGGACAAGCCGCTCATCTTCAACGTCCACCCCGTGCTCATGGTGCTCGGCCCCATCGTCCTCGCCGGAGAAGCCATCCTCAGCTACCGCTCTCTCCCTCTCGCCCGCGACGCCAGGAAGAAGGTGCACCTGGCGCTGCACGCCGCGGGCCTCGCCGGTGGCGTCCTCGGCGTCTACGCCGTCTTCAAGTTTCACGTCGAGAGCGGCATCCCCAACCTCTACTCGCTCCACTCCTGGGTCGGCATCGCCACCGTCACCCTCTACGGGCTCCAGTGGACCGCCGGATTCCTCACCTACTTCTTCCCCGGCGCCTCCCCCACCACCAGGCGCAGAACGCTGCCATGGCACGCCGTCTTCGGCCTCCTCATCTTCGTGCTCGCCGTTGGAACCGCGCAGCTGGGCTTCCTCGAGAAGCTCACCTTCATGCAGGGCCAGCCCCTGCGCCTACCCAAGTACGGCGCAGAGGCGCTGCTCATCAACTTCACCGCCGTGGTCGTGCTCCTCCTCGGCGTCGCCGTCGTGCTTGCCACCGTCAACATCGACGGGACCAGGTACAACACCATTATGTGAGCGTCAAGCTG
This portion of the Sorghum bicolor cultivar BTx623 unplaced genomic scaffold, Sorghum_bicolor_NCBIv3 super_3247, whole genome shotgun sequence genome encodes:
- the LOC8155502 gene encoding probable ascorbate-specific transmembrane electron transporter 1, producing the protein MMKGGAAPASNKAAMDARTLVAHVLAVAAIVLVLLWCIHFRGGLALRSQDKPLIFNVHPVLMVLGPIVLAGEAILSYRSLPLARDARKKVHLALHAAGLAGGVLGVYAVFKFHVESGIPNLYSLHSWVGIATVTLYGLQWTAGFLTYFFPGASPTTRRRTLPWHAVFGLLIFVLAVGTAQLGFLEKLTFMQGQPLRLPKYGAEALLINFTAVVVLLLGVAVVLATVNIDGTRYNTIM